One window of the Vigna radiata var. radiata cultivar VC1973A chromosome 1, Vradiata_ver6, whole genome shotgun sequence genome contains the following:
- the LOC106761026 gene encoding LOW QUALITY PROTEIN: protein SINE1-like (The sequence of the model RefSeq protein was modified relative to this genomic sequence to represent the inferred CDS: inserted 1 base in 1 codon) has protein sequence MGRSWSPMLQREIQNLDKDPDSRKSAMRALKSYVKDLDMKTIPIFLAQVSETKETGSLSGEFIISLYEXLARVHGVKIVPMIDIIMQSIIQTLTSSVGSFPLQQACSKVVPAIARYAIDPITPEEKKRQIIHSLCKPLSDSLSNFQEILACGAALCLKALVDSDNWRFASDEKVNRVCQNVAVALEGKSTQTSSHMGLVMTLAKRN, from the exons ATGGGAAGGAGTTGGAGTCCAATGCTCCAAAGAGAGATCCAAAATCTTGACAAAGATCCAGATAGTCGCAAATCTGCAATGAGAGCATTGAAGTCGTATGTGAAAGATTTGGACATGAAGACAATTCCTATCTTTCTTGCTCAAGTTTCCGAGACCAAGGAAACTGGTTCTTTGTCTGGAGAATTCATAATTTCACTTTACG TTCTCGCTCGGGTTCATGGAGTCAAGATTGTTCCCATGATAGACATTATTATGCAATCCATAATTCAGACCTTAACTTCAAGTGTAGGCTCTTTTCCTCTTCAGCAGGCGTGCTCAAAGGTTGTTCCAGCCATAGCAAGGTATGCAATTGACCCCATAACAccagaagagaagaagaggcaAATAATTCACTCTCTTTGTAAGCCCCTTTCAGATTCTCTCTCAAATTTTCAAGAGATTTTGGCATGTGGTGCAGCCCTTTGCTTGAAGGCTCTTGTGGATTCAGATAATTGGCGTTTTGCCTCAGATGAGAAGGTTAATAGGGTTTGCCAGAATGTTGCTGTGGCATTGGAGGGAAAGTCTACTCAAACCAGTTCACACATGGGTCTTGTTATGACCCTGGCAAAGCGTAACTAA
- the LOC106761016 gene encoding receptor-like protein 12 codes for MNSYFIRFLFAISVWFLHFHVSILGFISQSQNSHVTCIAREKRALLNFKHSLRDYYGILSTWRNDENDGDCCKWKGVECDNETGLIYMLQLQHLSGVFNLTSLIELQNIQHLDVTLCEFSDSQIPENMGSFKHLRYLNLSFSWFAATIPYSLGNLPKLEYLDLRNSYGISGEIPSQLGKLISLRYLDLSYNDFRGEIPGXLRNLTQLRYLDLWXIGLSGAIPFRVGNLPFLQTLRLGGHFDLSIKDAKWLSSLTSLDTLGLDLLPLSSSHHWLKSIRELVPNLRELRLVSCSLSDHNISSLFHFHSNLSTSLSFLDLSDNMLPSSTFSLLFNHNSIVFPPPQGNLIFCPKLQELYLANCRLTDESFLVPFASTSNFSSSLVTLDLSGSCKLGPSFPSWLQNQNRLEFMDISDAEIDDFVPEWFWNKLQYISELNMSHNRLKGTIPDIPIXLTNHGGAFIFLSLNQLEGEIPSFLSQASMLDLSGNKISDLGMFFCRKSTTTSMYTLDLSNNQIKGQLPNCWEHLKGSLQFLDLKNNKLSGKIPQSMGTLVNLQYLILRNNNLTGELPFTLKSCTKLTVLDVGENLLSGAIPSWIGENLQQLNILSLRLNNFSGSVPEQICYLRQIRLLDLSMNHLSRGIPTCLRNLTTMKEKGVVAFGKEKFRRMSSKFFANGMEETNVLFMWKGQVREFWNAEYLLRSVDISSNELTGEIPKELGYLLGLVSVNLSRNNLSREIPPEIGNLDSLEFLDLSRNHLSGRIPSTLANIDRLTVLDLSNNNLSGRIPWGRQLQTFEASSFEGNIGLCGQQLNRSCPGDKTAKQTQGEAVDSENDNSDIHGGLYMSLGLGFFTGFWGLLASILLWRPWRFAYITFLNRLVEYILLMVELNVAKCHRWLEG; via the exons ATGAACAGTTATTTCATCAGGTTTTTGTTTGCAATATCAGTGTGGTTTTTGCATTTCCACGTATCCATTCTTGGATTCATCTCTCAATCACAGAACTCACACGTGACATGCATTGCGAGGGAAAAAAGAGCACTTCTCAACTTCAAACATAGCCTCCGAGATTACTATGGCATACTGTCTACATGGAGGAATGATGAGAATGATGGAGATTGCTGCAAATGGAAAGGCGTAGAATGCGACAACGAAACAGGTCTTATATACATGCTTCAGTTGCAACATTTGAGCGGTGTATTTAACCTCACTTCATTGATTGAATTGCAAAACATTCAACATTTGGATGTAACCTTATGTGAATTCAGTGACAGTCAGATACCAGAAAACATGGGCTCCTTCAAACACTTGAGATATCTCAATCTATCATTTTCATGGTTTGCCGCGACTATTCCTTATTCTCTGGGAAATCTCCCAAAGTTGGAGTATCTTGATCTAAGAAACAGCTATGGTATCAGTGGAGAAATCCCCTCTCAACTAGGGAAACTTATAAGTTTACGATATCTAGATCTAAGTTACAATGATTTCCGTGGAGAAATTCCNGGTNAACTTAGAAATCTCACCCAATTGAGGTATCTTGATCTTTGGNAGATTGGACTTTCTGGAGCAATACCGTTCCGGGTTGGGAATCTTCCTTTCTTGCAAACTCTTAGACTTGGAGGTCATTTTGATCTATCAATTAAGGATGCAAAATGGCTATCTTCTCTCACTTCATTAGATACTCTTGGCCTAGATTTATTGCCTCTTAGCTCCTCTCATCACTGGCTAAAATCGATTCGAGAGCTTGTTCCTAActtaagagagttgaggttagtTTCTTGTAGTCTTTCAGATCATAATATTTCatctttgtttcattttcattccaaCCTTTCTACCTCTCTTTCCTTCCTCGATCTCTCTGATAATATGCTGCCATCATCAACATTTTCATTGTTGTTCAACCATAATAGTATTGTCTTTCCACCTCCTCAAGGAAATTTAATCTTCTGCCCTAAACTACAAGAACTTTATCTAGCAAATTGCCGCCTTACTGATGAAAGTTTTCTTGTGCCATTCGCTTCAACAAGtaatttttcatcttctctTGTCACTCTTGATCTCTCCG GTTCTTGCAAACTGGGTCCTAGTTTCCCGAGTTGGCTCCAAAATCAAAATCGCTTAGAGTTTATGGACATTTCTGATGCTGAGATTGATGACTTTGTGCCAGAATGGTTTTGGAATAAGCTACAGTATATAAGTGAGTTGAACATGTCTCACAACCGTCTTAAAGGAACTATTCCAGACATACCAATCAANCTTACTAATCATGGTGGAGCATTTATATTTCTAAGTTTAAATCAACTTGAAGGTGAAATTCCATCTTTTTTATCACAAGCTTCCATGTTGGATCTATCCGGCAATAAGATTTCAGATCTAGGCATGTTCTTCTGCAGAAAAAGCACAACCACATCAATGTATACTCTAGatttatcaaataatcaaataaaggGACAGCTGCCCAATTGTTGGGAACATCTAAAAGGTTCATTACAATTTCTCGatctcaaaaataataaattgtcaGGAAAGATTCCACAATCTATGGGTACTCTTGTTAATTTGCAATATCTGATCCTACGAAACAACAATTTAACTGGAGAACTACCGTTCACATTGAAAAGCTGCACTAAATTAACTGTATTAGACGTAGGTGAAAATTTGTTGTCTGGTGCAATACCTTCATGGATTGGAGAAAATCTGCAACAATTGAACATTTTGAGCTTACGATTAAATAACTTTTCTGGAAGTGTTCCAGAACAGATCTGCTATTTGAGGCAAATTCGTCTCTTGGATCTTTCAATGAACCACTTGTCAAGAGGAATTCCAACGTGTCTGAGAAATTTGACTACAATGAAGGAAAAGGGGGTAGTTgcatttggaaaagaaaagttcCGCAGAATGTCATCTAAATTTTTTGCcaatggaatggaagaaactAACGTGTTATTTATGTGGAAAGGTCAGGTTCGTGAATTTTGGAACGCTGAGTATCTTCTGAGGAGTGTTGATATCTCAAGTAATGAATTGACAGGAGAAATACCAAAAGAGTTAGGGTATTTACTTGGATTAGTTTCTGTGAATTTATCAAGAAACAACTTGAGCAGAGAAATCCCTCCCGAGATTGGAAATTTAGATTCGCTAGAATTTCTTGACTTATCAAGAAATCATTTATCTGGCAGAATTCCCTCTACTCTTGCCAATATTGATCGTCTTACAGTCTTAGACTTATCAAACAACAATCTGAGTGGAAGAATCCCTTGGGGAAGGCAGTTGCAAACCTTTGAAGCCTCTAGTTTTGAAGGAAATATTGGTCTTTGTGGTCAACAACTTAACAGAAGTTGTCCCGGAGATAAGACAGCAAAACAGACTCAAGGAGAAGCAGTTGACAGTGAAAATGACAATTCAGATATCCATGGAGGATTATACATGAGCTTGGGACTGGGGTTCTTTACAGGCTTTTGGGGTTTACTAGCATCAATTCTACTTTGGAGACCATGGAGATTTGCTTACATCACATTCTTGAACAGACTGGTGGAATATATACTTCTAATGGTTGAACTGAACGTTGCGAAGTGTCACCGGTGGCTGGAAGGCTAG